The DNA segment GACGGAACTTGCCTGTGACTTCGACAGCCTGAAACGAGATCAGCAGATTCCGAGCGCCCGGTCGGGCATCGCTTACTTCAATGTGATCTTCACCCCGATCACGCGCGATAGCGGGGGGGCTCCAAACGAGTTTGCCATGCTCTTCAGGGATATCACTACGGAGCGGCTGGCCCGGAAGGAACTGGCTTTCAAGGAGACGCGTTACCGGTCGTTCTTTGAGAATACCTGTAATGGCGTCCTGATTTACGAGCCGATTGACGGAGGAAACGAGTATATCTTCAAAGACGTCAATCATGCGACGGAGAAGATCCTCCAGATGGAGAAGGCCGACCTGGTAGGAAGAAAACTCTTTGAGGTCTTCCCTGATCTTCCCGACCCTGATGTCCGCGAAGCCCTGATCCGCGTTCTGGGGACCGAAAAACCAGAATTTCTGCCACCCCTCCAGTACCGGAAAGGGGAGGCCTCGCCGTGGATCTGGCACTATATCTTCAAGTTGCCCTCCGGGGAGATCGCGTCTTTCATGATAGATGTGTCGGAAGTTGTCCGCGAAGAGGCTGAAACGCCGTCCCCGGCGCGCTGTGCTCATATCCTGCAGGAGGACAGCGTCCCTGGAAACAATATATAATAGTATCTATTATTGTTGAACCTAATCCCCTCGCTTACTACTCCTGCTTTTTTTACCGTTCGGGGAGTACGCCTGGTTAAGGGCGCTTAAAATCCCAATGTGTCTCAGGAATGTGGAGAGCGCTCGTCAATACGATCTCATCTGGTTGTGGTGAGTATCCGGGTATTTGATATTTCCGGTCTTGCAATGTTGAACAATAATCAATACCTATATGGTTGGCTACATTTACTACTCTCTTTGTGGACAATTAGTCCGCACATAGCAGGATCGGAAGAGGTACCTGTATGGGGTAGGACGGCCGTGATCCGCTACAGGCAAGTGGAATTGACGTGCGGGCCCCGGCTACCATACCAGTGCTCTGGTTAGCGCTGGTAATGTATTAACGTTCTGGTAGGCCTGCCTATAGTCGGGTGACTCTGCCGATCTTCAGGAGACCAGAACCATGAAAACGCAAATAGGTTACTTTGCATCCCTTGAGCAGTATCGCCCAATGGATGCGCTGGAACAGACAGTCAGAGCAGAGAATGTCGGTTTCGACTCGATCTGGGCGGATGACCACTTCCACCCGTGGTACCATGACAATGCGCAGTCGGCGCAGGCCTGGGCCTGGATGGGTGCGGCACTCCAGGCCACCAAAAAGGTGTTTATCTCGACGTGTATCACCTGCCCGATCATGCGGTACAATCCGGCCATCGTTGCACAGACGTTCGCCACACTCCGGCAGATGTACCCCGGACGGGTGGGCGTCGCCGTGGGCGCCGGCGAGGCGATGAACGAGGTGCCGGTCACCGGCGAGTGGCCGAGCGTTCCGGAGCGCCAGAACATGACCATCGAAGCGGTCAAAGTAATGCGCAAACTCTGGGAGAGCGATGAGCCCGTCACCTTCAAGGGCGAGTACTTCACCCTCGACAAGGCGTTCATGTACACCAAACCCGACGACGGGGTGCCCCTCTACTTCAGCGGTCTTGGCCCCAGGGGTGCAAAACTTGCCGGCACGTACGGCGACCATCTCA comes from the Methanoculleus marisnigri JR1 genome and includes:
- a CDS encoding TIGR03557 family F420-dependent LLM class oxidoreductase, whose amino-acid sequence is MKTQIGYFASLEQYRPMDALEQTVRAENVGFDSIWADDHFHPWYHDNAQSAQAWAWMGAALQATKKVFISTCITCPIMRYNPAIVAQTFATLRQMYPGRVGVAVGAGEAMNEVPVTGEWPSVPERQNMTIEAVKVMRKLWESDEPVTFKGEYFTLDKAFMYTKPDDGVPLYFSGLGPRGAKLAGTYGDHLMTVAAAPSTLKDVTIPKFEEGAREAGKDPGKMERAMLIWYSVDPDYDKAVEGNRFWAGCLVPSMFKYKVYDPKEVQLHANLVHCDTIKENYMCATDAEGMIKEIERFKEAGINHFCLGNSSPDVNFGIDIFKEILPAVRD